DNA from Deinococcus cellulosilyticus NBRC 106333 = KACC 11606:
GGTGGGGGCATGAAGGCTCTGTGACCGTTCCAGCAGGGTCATCTCAGCACCCCTGATGCAGAAAAGAGGTGCAGTCCGAGGCGTTCAGCGATCCTCTGGCAGGCCAGCACACCCCTGTGGCTGTGCCCGTGGGCATCCAGCTTTGCAGAATAAATGGCAATGCCCATCTGGCCAGGAGCCACGGCCATCAGGCCGCCACTCACCCCGCTTTTTGCAGGAAGCCCAACCCTGAACCCCCAGTCTCCTGCGCTGTTGTACATGCCACAGCTGTACATGACGCTGAGGACCGCACGCACCACTGCAGGATCAAAAATGCGTTGCCCTGAGAGAGGATGCACCCCTCCACTGGCAAGGGTGGCAGCCATCATGGAAAGGTCTGCACATGTGACCTCCAGGGCACACTGCTGCAGGTAAAGCTGCAACGTTTTTTCCGGGTCCTGGTCCAACATGTTGAGGTTGCGCATCAGATAGACAATGGCCCGGTTGCGGTGCGCTGTGGAATTCTCGGATTGCAGCACATTCAGGTTGATCCGGGGGGGCTTTCCTGTCAGGTCCTGCAACAGGTCCAGCAGGCGCTCAAATGCTTTTTCCTGATGTTTGCCCAGAAGCAGGCTGCTGACGACCAGCGCACCTGCATTGATCATCGGATTGTCCGGCACCGAGCGGCCCTCATCCAGTCGAATGGAGTTGAAGGGGTTGCCACTGGGCTCCACATTCACGTGCTGTAGGACCTCCGCGCAACCGATGTCCTGCAAAGCCAGGGCATAACTGAAAGGCTTGGACACCGATTGCAGGGTAAAAGGGACATCCACATCTCCTGCCTGGAATGTCCTTCCATTTTTCGTGGTGATGCTGATGGCAAAGGTGTGCGGATCTGAAGTGGCGAGTTCAGGGATGTAATGGGCCACATCTCCAGTGAGGTCAGAGGCCAGGGTCTGGTGGAGCTCGTCCAGAAAAGCTTGAAGTTCAGGCAGTGGGTCAGGTTCAGTCATGGTTTTTTCGGCAATATTGGTCCACCCACCGGAATACCGTGGGGCAGAAAACGACCTCTCGATGCAGCACAGGACTGCACTTCTGGCAGCAGAAGTACCATCCTGCTGCACAACAGGTCAGCGCAGAGGGGGTGAAATGCTAGACTGGAGGCATGTTGACTTGTGGGGCAGGTCTGTTGAGGGTTCCTTTCGGTGGCGAGGCAGGATCGCAGTTCAAGAGCTGGGAAGCATTGTCAGGTTTTCACCAGTATAAAACTGTGGTACGGTGACCGCTACGATGGACCATTCAACGGACCACCATTTGAACGCAGATCAAGAATCCGCCATTCCCATTCTGGAAAGGCCCTTTCATCTGCTCACTTTCTTCTGTCCTGAACGCCCCATCTGGACCCTCTCCGCGCTGGCCCGGGAAAGTGGCCTGCCCAAAGCCAGTTGCCTGAGGTCCATCCGTGTGCTGGAAAAATACCGCTTCCTGCGCCGGGAAGGGGACGCCTATCGACTGGGGTCCCAGTTCATCCGTCTGGGAGCCTTCGTGCAGGAAAGCTCTCCGTCCAGAGGCATTGCCCTCCCCTATCTGGAACGCCTGCGCAACATCACCGGGCACACCAGCCAGTGGGCCGTTCTTGATGGATTCGATGGGGTGTACACCGAGGTGGTGCAGGCCCAGGCAGGACTCAGGCTCTACATCGTTCCAGGACAGAGGGTGGACCTGTATTGTGGTGCATCGGCACGCCTGCTGCTGGCTTTTGCCCCCAACAGCGTGCGGGAACACACTTTCCAGGCCCCCCACCCCAAATACACCCGCACCACCCCCACTTCATTGGAGGAACTGAAAACGCTGGACACCCTCACCCAGAAAACCTGGATGGCTGCCAGCTTTGGAGAGGTGGTGGAGCACTCGGTGGAACTCGCCGCCCCGGTGTTCGGGGCCAACGGGCATTTTCTGGCCGCAATCAGCATCGGGGCTGCCAGCACGGCCTACCCCACCATTGAGGAACTGCGGCGAGACCTCACCCTGCTCAATGAAACAGCCCGTGACCTCTCAGCAGATCTGGGGTACAGCAAGCCCTGGCTGGGAGACCCGGATTTTTTCCTGACCATGCTTAAAGGCCTTCAGTGGCTTCCATTTCAGGATTGAGTTTACAGTTTACAGTAGACAGTTTTTGATGTTGGCTTTCGCTCAGTTAATGGAGGCCATGATCTGCAATATTCATCTGGGAAAGCGCTGGGCAAAAAGACCTGCAAGATCTTGCACCAACATCAATAAATGGAATCTATTAAAAAATAAGCCACCATATTTTGAAGTATGGTGGCTTTGCCAGAAACACTGTGAACTGTTTACTGTGAACTGTCAACCCTTAAACGGTTGCCACTTCTTTGAAGGCTTCATCGTCCAGGGTGGCCTGAACACGCTCCTCCTGGGACAGCCTGGACAGTTCAATCACACGGTTGAGATCGAGGCCCAGACCTTTTGCCACACGGGTGCCATAGTCCTCATCCACCAGATAAAACAAGGCTGCCTGACGGTACTGCAGGCGTTTGATGGCACCACCGAGGGCTCCCACAATGTTGTCGATCAGAATGGCGCGCTTCTCTTCGGTCATCACTTCGCGGTACAGGATGCCAGGTTGCTCGAAATCACTGTTGGGGTGGGTGTAATCCTGGCGACCCATGGCCCCGATCACGGAAAGCTGGGGAATGGAAATGTCACTTTTCACCTGGGGTCCACCAAAGGTGTTGGGGTAGTAATTGGGGCCGCGCCCTCCATTGCTGCCCGTCATCATGGCCCCATCACGCTGGTAGTTGGCCCCACCTGAGTTTTTGGGGTTGTTCACGGGAATCAGGTGATGGTTTGCCCCCAGACGGTGGCGGTGGGTGTCTGCATAGCTGAAGAGGCGACCCTGCAGCATCTTGTCAAAACTGGGCGCAATCCCAGGAACGAAGTTGCTGGGTGCAAAGGCACTCTGCTCGGTTTCGGCAAAGTAGTTCTCAGGGTTGCGGTTGAGGATCAGCGTGCCAATGGGAATGAGGGGGTAATCCTTCTGGCTGACCGTCTTGGTGACATCGAAGATGTCGTATCTGTAGGTTCTGGCCTCTTCAGAGGGAATGATCTGCACCGAAACATCCCACACCGGGAAGTTCCCCTGTTCGATGTTGTCGAAGAGGTCGCGGGTGGCGTGATCGGCGTCTGCGCCTTTCAGGCGTTCTGCTTCTGCCGCAGGCAGGGTTTTGAAGCCGCCTCTGGCTTTGAAGTGGTATTTGACCCAGACATAATGTTCTGCGTCGGTGTACCACATGTAGGTGTGGCTGCCAAAGCCGTGCATTTCGCGGTAGTTGGCCGGAATGCCCCGGTCACTGAACAGGATGGTCACCTGGTGCAGGCTCTCGGGGTGCAGGCTCCAGAAGTCCCACATGGCGTTGGGGCTTTTCAGGTTGGTGCGGGGGTCGCGCTTCTGGGTGTGAATGAAATCAGGAAATTTCAGGGGGTCGCGGATGAAGAAGACCGGAGTGTTGTTGCCCACCAGATCGTAATTGCCCTCTTCGGTGTAGAACTTGACGGCAAAGCCTCTGGGGTCACGCTCGGTGTCGGCACTGCCACGTTCGCCACCCACGGTGGAGAAGCGCAGGAACACCTCGGTTTTCTTGCCGACCTCTGAGAGGAATTTGGCACGGGTGTACTGGGTCACATCGTGGGTGACTTCAAACACCCCGTAAGCTCCTGCACCTTTGGCGTGCACCCGGCGCTCGGGAATCACTTCCCGGTCAAAGTGGGCCATCTTGTCAATGAAGTGAACGTCCTGCAGCAGGCTGGGGCCAGGCCATCCTGCGGTCTGGGTGTGGGTATCGTTTTCAACGGGAGCACCAGTGCTGGTGGTCAATGTTTTCTGAT
Protein-coding regions in this window:
- a CDS encoding IclR family transcriptional regulator, producing the protein MDHSTDHHLNADQESAIPILERPFHLLTFFCPERPIWTLSALARESGLPKASCLRSIRVLEKYRFLRREGDAYRLGSQFIRLGAFVQESSPSRGIALPYLERLRNITGHTSQWAVLDGFDGVYTEVVQAQAGLRLYIVPGQRVDLYCGASARLLLAFAPNSVREHTFQAPHPKYTRTTPTSLEELKTLDTLTQKTWMAASFGEVVEHSVELAAPVFGANGHFLAAISIGAASTAYPTIEELRRDLTLLNETARDLSADLGYSKPWLGDPDFFLTMLKGLQWLPFQD
- a CDS encoding catalase, encoding MADDQKTLTTSTGAPVENDTHTQTAGWPGPSLLQDVHFIDKMAHFDREVIPERRVHAKGAGAYGVFEVTHDVTQYTRAKFLSEVGKKTEVFLRFSTVGGERGSADTERDPRGFAVKFYTEEGNYDLVGNNTPVFFIRDPLKFPDFIHTQKRDPRTNLKSPNAMWDFWSLHPESLHQVTILFSDRGIPANYREMHGFGSHTYMWYTDAEHYVWVKYHFKARGGFKTLPAAEAERLKGADADHATRDLFDNIEQGNFPVWDVSVQIIPSEEARTYRYDIFDVTKTVSQKDYPLIPIGTLILNRNPENYFAETEQSAFAPSNFVPGIAPSFDKMLQGRLFSYADTHRHRLGANHHLIPVNNPKNSGGANYQRDGAMMTGSNGGRGPNYYPNTFGGPQVKSDISIPQLSVIGAMGRQDYTHPNSDFEQPGILYREVMTEEKRAILIDNIVGALGGAIKRLQYRQAALFYLVDEDYGTRVAKGLGLDLNRVIELSRLSQEERVQATLDDEAFKEVATV
- the glsA gene encoding glutaminase A; the protein is MTEPDPLPELQAFLDELHQTLASDLTGDVAHYIPELATSDPHTFAISITTKNGRTFQAGDVDVPFTLQSVSKPFSYALALQDIGCAEVLQHVNVEPSGNPFNSIRLDEGRSVPDNPMINAGALVVSSLLLGKHQEKAFERLLDLLQDLTGKPPRINLNVLQSENSTAHRNRAIVYLMRNLNMLDQDPEKTLQLYLQQCALEVTCADLSMMAATLASGGVHPLSGQRIFDPAVVRAVLSVMYSCGMYNSAGDWGFRVGLPAKSGVSGGLMAVAPGQMGIAIYSAKLDAHGHSHRGVLACQRIAERLGLHLFSASGVLR